TTCTATTACCTCAAAGCTGGCTGTCTCTGCAGAGGTTGAGCGTGGGGATCTGATTATACTGCCTCTTTCAAATATGAAACTTAATCGGCAGTTCTTCTGCGTATATCATAACCGTCGTCATTATTTCCCGGCTATCCATAGCTTTATTCAATTCTTAAAGGATGAAACCCGCTCAATGCGTGGGTAACGCAGGTACTGTGTATGAGTAAACCTACTATAAAAATGGTGGATACTGTTAAGGCTGCTGGTTGAGCTGCTAAAATTGCTCCAGGGGACCTGGAGGAGATTTTACAGTCCCTGCCACGGGCTACAGAAAGCGAAAAGGGTAGGGTTCTCACTGGTACGACAAATAATGAAGATGCAGCTATTTTGTCTTTTCCGGCAGGGAAAGCTATAGTGCAGACTCTCGATTTTTTTACTCCTATTGTAAATGATCCGTATCGCTTTGGTCAGATCGCTGCAGCGAACTCATTGTCGGACGTATATGCCATGGGGGGGACTCCGTGGTGCGCTATGAATATTGTTTGTTTCCCTGTAAAAAGCATGCCGAAAACAATGCTGAGTGAAATCATTCGTGGTGGGTATGACAAAATAGTTGAGGCTGGTGCAGTGCTCGCAGGTGGGCATAGTGTTGAAGACACAGAAATAAAATATGGTCTTTCTGTAACAGGTTATGTTGAGCCGGATGCCTATACCTCCAATGCAGGTTTACAGAAGGGGGATATTTTAATTCTCACCAAACCGGTTGGAACCGGAGTGCTTGCCACAGGTATTAAGGCCAGCTGGGATGGCTGCGATGAAATGGAAGAGCTGCTCTATAAGTGGTCAGCAAAACTGAATAATGTCGGTGGCGAGTTGATTCAGCATATGAGACTTAAAGCCGCAACAGATGTTACTGGTTTTGGGCTTGGCGGGCATATAATAGAGATGGCTCAAGCATCAAAAGCATTGGTTGCTATTGACTCTGAGGCCATACCTGTGCTTGATAAGGCCCTTGAGTTGGCTAGCATCGGGTTGGTGCCTGAGGGCAGCCATGCAAACAGACTTCATTGTATAAATGCTACAGAAGTTGCTGAGGGTGTTGACTCTTTGCGGGTTGATCTTATATTTGACGCTCAGACTTCTGGTGGACTTGTTTTGGCAGTCCCCAAAGCCCGAGTTGAAGAAGCTGTTTTGTTCCTTACAGAACGGGCCGAGATGGCTGCTGTGATCGGCGAAGTGCTAAAAAGCGGCACAGAGTGCGGGACATTACTTATTCGTTAGTAATAATGACGTAAAAATGTTTGTAAGTAGCTTCGTCTACTTAGAGCTTTTTTTCACAAGAAATGCTAATAATCGCATTTTTATGCTTGAACTCTGTGCGCAGCAATGGTAAATGTCTGCGCCTTCGACATGTTACCAACCAAGCAAACGAGGAAGGACATACAAATCCTTCTTCCGGTAAATGTCATACATATGATTGAATGCGAGAGTGGCGGAATTGGTAGACGCACCAGATTTAGGATCTGGCGGTTAACCCCGTGAGAGTTCGAGTCTCTCCTTTCGCACCATATATTTTTATCCGGTACTTAACATTGTTGGTGACCGGAGAATTTTTCTAATTTTCCACTGGACAAGAAGGAGCGTGTGCCATGGAATATAAAGTAGAAGATCTGTCTCCGGTTAAGAAGCAGATTAATATTACTGTTCCTGTGGACGAGGTTAATGCTGCACTTGCTGCAACAATCGCAATGTACCGTACCAACGTAGACCTCAAAGGTTTCCGTAAAGGTAAAGTGCCTTCCAGCGTAATCGAAGGTCGCTTTAAGAAAGAAGTTTATTCTGAAGCAACTCAGGACCTCGTTAACGTTCATATCAACGAAGTAATCGGTGAAGGCGAGCTTTCTCCGGTTTCACGTATTGACTTTGACGGCGGCGAGCTCGTTCGTGATGAAGAGTTCTCCTACGCAATCTCCTTCGAAGTTATGCCTGAGTTTGACCTTCCAAGCTACGAAGGCATTGAAGTTGAAGAAGAAAAAGTTATCGTAGACGAAA
This sequence is a window from Halodesulfovibrio aestuarii DSM 17919 = ATCC 29578. Protein-coding genes within it:
- the selD gene encoding selenide, water dikinase SelD, yielding MSKPTIKMVDTVKAAGUAAKIAPGDLEEILQSLPRATESEKGRVLTGTTNNEDAAILSFPAGKAIVQTLDFFTPIVNDPYRFGQIAAANSLSDVYAMGGTPWCAMNIVCFPVKSMPKTMLSEIIRGGYDKIVEAGAVLAGGHSVEDTEIKYGLSVTGYVEPDAYTSNAGLQKGDILILTKPVGTGVLATGIKASWDGCDEMEELLYKWSAKLNNVGGELIQHMRLKAATDVTGFGLGGHIIEMAQASKALVAIDSEAIPVLDKALELASIGLVPEGSHANRLHCINATEVAEGVDSLRVDLIFDAQTSGGLVLAVPKARVEEAVLFLTERAEMAAVIGEVLKSGTECGTLLIR